One genomic region from Amaranthus tricolor cultivar Red isolate AtriRed21 chromosome 12, ASM2621246v1, whole genome shotgun sequence encodes:
- the LOC130797201 gene encoding transcription factor MYB83-like — translation MRKPADPAAKTNGNGGGSGGGNNGGAKLRKGLWSPEEDDKLINYMLTNGQGCWSDVARNAGLQRCGKSCRLRWINYLRPDLKRGAFSPQEEELIIHLHSLLGNRWSQIAARLPGRTDNEIKNFWNSTVKKRLKNSSNSSSPNASDSSLSTEPRDHGMMTGFMAMQDPSCIMAMYVNNNTTSSPTSSSMQSMAHPLTHHHHHIGIMDPCMSNMVNRITSTNTNTTTNALDMPSGYGNNGFVDATSCMSMTTLNGMANVDNDHGLMCGSYGMLGGHSYNYGLLHGELSIPSLETISIEENNTHISQNIVFDKNTSHNNTNHFNNTNTNNQFDHNNTHITNTPLNNSITSSKKFEAVVCGVGNTWKDAGGEQLRVAGEWEDPGGEMAGEWDDLEELMNSVSSFPFTDYQVE, via the exons ATGAGGAAGCCTGCTGATCCTGCAGCTAAGACTAACGGAAATGGCGGTGGTAGTGGTGGTGGTAATAATGGCGGTGCCAAGCTTCGGAAGGGGTTGTGGTCACCGGAAGAAGATGATAAATTGATTAACTATATGCTTACTAATGGGCAGGGGTGTTGGAGTGATGTTGCGAGGAATGCTGGGTTGCAGAGGTGTGGTAAGAGTTGCCGTCTCCGGTGGATCAATTATCTGCGTCCTGACCTTAAGCGTGGAGCTTTTTCTCCTCAAGAAGAAGAGCTTATCATTCATTTGCACTCTCTTCTTGGTAATAG GTGGTCTCAAATTGCGGCTCGTTTGCCTGGAAGAACTGACAATGAAATAAAGAATTTCTGGAATTCAACTGTGAAGAAAAGACTAAAGAACTCCTCAAACTCTTCATCACCCAATGCAAGTGATTCATCATTGTCTACTGAGCCAAGAGATCATGGGATGATGACAGGATTTATGGCCATGCAAGATCCCAGCTGCATCATGGCCATGTATGTGAATAACAATACTACATCATCACCAACATCATCATCCATGCAATCCATGGCTCATCCTctaactcatcatcatcatcacattGGTATCATGGATCCATGCATGTCTAACATGGTAAATCGCATTACTTCTACTAATACTAACACTACTACTAATGCTCTAGACATGCCTTCTGGTTATGGTAATAATGGGTTTGTGGATGCAACTTCATGCATGAGCATGACAACTTTGAATGGCATGGCTAATGTTGATAATGATCATGGATTGATGTGTGGGAGTTATGGGATGTTGGGTGGTCATAGTTATAATTATGGGTTATTACATGGAGAGCTTTCCATTCCTTCTTTGGAAACCATAAGCATCGAAGAAAATAACACTCATATTTCtcaaaatattgtttttgataaAAACACTAGCCACAACAACACCAATCATTTTAACAACACCAACACCAACAATCAGTTTGATCATAACAATACACACATTACCAACACTCCTCTAAACAACTCCATAACTAGCTCTAAGAAATTCGAGGCTGTGGTTTGTGGGGTTGGAAATACTTGGAAAGATGCCGGAGGAGAGCAACTAAGGGTGGCCGGAGAATGGGAGGATCCCGGAGGAGAAATGGCCGGGGAATGGGATGATTTGGAGGAATTAATGAATAGTGTTTCTTCATTTCCCTTTACTGATTACCAAGTTGAATAA